The stretch of DNA ACGCAGCAATCCCATTTCATTTACGCCAACTCCAACGATTTTCTAGGAGGCTACCCGTCTTCGCGGCAATCGGTTTCGTGCTCCGTCATCGCCAGCGAAAACGGGCAGATGCAGCGCGACGACTGGTACAGCATGGCGCGCAGCCAAGCCGACATCGAGAAACCCGAGGAGGTGGGCCGGCGCGCGGGAACGCGTTGCGTGCGGCGCTTGGGCGGTAGGCAGATGGGCACGACGGAAGTCCCGGTGGTGTTAGAAGCCCCTATCGCTTCGTCTCTTTTGGGCCATTTCGCGGGTGCGGCCAGCGGCGGCAGCCTTTACAGAAAATCTTCTTTCTTACTGGATTGCCTGGGGCGCGAAATATTCGCGCGCAACGTGCAAGTGCACGACGTGCCGGATCTCAAAAGAGGCTTTGGCAGCAGCGCGTTCGACGATGAAGGGGTGCGGACCCAGCGCCGGCATATCGTGAAGAACGGCGTGCTGGAAGGTTACTTCCTGGGCAGCTACTCCGCGTGCAAGCTCGGCATGAAAACCACCGGCAATGCCGGTGGCAGCCATAATTTGATCATGGATAGCACGGGCGAGGATTTCGCCACGTTGCTGAAGAAACTGGGCCGTGGGTTGCTGGTTACCGAGCTCCTGGGCATGGGCGTGAACCAACTCACCGGGGACTACTCGCGCGGTGCCGCCGGGTTTTGGGTGGAAGGCGGCGAGATCGCCTATCCCGTGGAAGAAATCACCATCGCCAGCACCTTGCAGGAGATCTTCAAGGGGATCGTTGCCATCGGCAACGACGTACTGGTTCGCGGTGCGCGCCAATGCGGGTCCATTCTCATCGATCGCATGACCGTGGGCGGCCAGTAGCTTGGGCGTAGGTTGGGCTGGGCAATGCGAAGCCCAACTATTTTCTCTACACCCTCCCGCGCCAGCTTGCCACGCCGAGCGCCAGGGCACCCGCCAGCAATCCCCAAAACGCCGAACTGATTCCAAGGAGCGAGGCACCCGAAGCCGTCACCAGGAAGGTGATGAGCGCCGGTTCGCGCTGCTTGTCCTCCTTCATGGCGGTGGCAAGCCCGCTGGCGATGGTGCCGATCAGTGCGAGCCCCGCGATGGCCGCGATTAATTCCTTGGGAAAGGCGGCGAAAACAGAAGCTACTGCCGCCCCAAGCGCGCCCACCACGAGATAGAACACTCCGGCGGCCACCGCGGCGGTGTAACGCTGTTTGGGGTCTTCGTGCGCCTCCTTACCCATGCAGAGGGCGGCGGTGATGGCGGCCAAGTTCAACGCGAAGCAGCCAAAGGGTGCCAGCACCAAGGTCGTAATGCCCGTCCACGTGATCAATGGCGACACGGGGGTGTCGTACCCAGCGGCCCGTATCACGGCGTAGCCGGTGACGTTCTGAGAAGCCATCGTCACTACGAACAAAGGAATCCCAACTCCAATCATCGCCCGCCAGGAAAAGGCCGGAGCGGTGAAAACCGGTGTTGCCAATACCAATTGCAGTTTTTCGAATCGTAGCAAGCCTTGTACACTGGCGAGCAACGCACCTAGCAACAGCACCATCAATACGGCGTATCTCGGCCACCAACGCTTGCAGACCAGATAAGACGCGAACATCGCGAGCACCAAGACCAGCTGCGACTTCATGGCCACGAACACTTCCATGCCGAAGCGCACGAGCACCCCGGCGAGCAACGCCGACGCGATGGACAGGGGAATGCGGTCCATGATGCGCTCGAACCATCCTGTCATGCCGCTAAGGGTGATGAGCAAGCCGCAAAACATGAAGGCACCAATGGCCTCGGACATGGGAATTCCCACGAGGCTGGTCGCGAGCAAGGCCGCGCCGGGCGTGGACCAAGCCGTCACCACGGGTTTTCGGTAGCGTAGGGATAAGCCAATGCAAGTGAGCCCCATCCCAAGACCCAAGGAGCCGATCCAGGAACTCACTTGCTGCACGTTAGCTCCCGCCGCCGCGGCAGCCTGATACACCAGCGCGGCGGAACTCGAGAAGCCTACCAAGACCGTGATGAATCCGGCGGCAATACTGGCCGGGGAGATGATCCTCACGCCGAACTGGACCGGAAGGCGGCGGCGATTTTTCCCATGCGCGCACGGTTCACGCCGAAGTCCGAGTATCCCGTGCGTGCGCCGCTGCGAAAATGGATCAGCCGGGCAGCGTCATCGAAGGAGAACTCCGCATCGTCGGTGAAGCGAAAGACCAGGGAGCGAAATTCAACGCGCAGGTACCCGGTTTCGCGCTGGACGATGGTGATGCGAGGAAGCCCGCGCAAAATGGTTTCCAAGCGCCTCTGCGACTGGGCGAGCTCTCCTGTAAAGGGAATGGGCGCCATGCGATGGGATTCCTTCGCCGCGCTGGTACAAACGCAATTGGGTGAGGGCGGGCACGGACGCGGAGATTTCATGCGAGGTCAGCCAACATTCGCTGGCTCGATCCAATTATGCAGCGCGATCCCGCCGTCCACCACCACGGTGGTGCCCGTCACGTAGGATGAAAAACGATCGGCCAGAAGGGCCAGCGCCATGCCGGCGATCTCGCGCTACAGGGTGAAGCCCGCGTGGAGATTGACCTCCAGCATCTCTTGCCATGTGGCGTCTTCCACGGCGAGAATATGATCGATCTCCTTGCGGCGCGGGCTGGCGCTGTGGACAAACACCGAAGGCGCACTACCAGAAGCTCGCATTCGCTCGATCAACTCCAACGCTTAGCCTGGTGAACCAAGGTTCGCGCATAGGAATTGGACGTCGCGTCCCTCTTTCAGAAGGAGCCCCGTGATTTCCTCACCACGGCGAACATCGGAGTCGCTCAAGAGGACTCGGGCACCCTCTTGGGCCAGGGTCATGGCGATGGCCCTGCCGATACCGGAGGCAGCACCGGTTACCAGAGCCGTATCGCCAGCGAGTAATCTCGTATTGGAGGTCATGGTTTGGAGTGCTTGCCCGGCATTGAAGATGCTCCAGAAAATGCGAGGGAGGCAGTGTACCGGGTAATCTTTAGTTCTGGTTTTCGGATGGCGGGAGTAAGCTAACGTCCCCGCATTGAAAGACAATCCAGAATCGCAACATGAAAATTCTCGTAACCGGTGGCGGTGGCTTTGTAGGCGGCGCGATCGTGCGAGCGTTGCTTGCTCGTGGCGACAACGTCATCGCTTTCGACACCCATTTCTCGCGGCACTCGGCCGCGAGCGAAGAACTCCTCCGCGTGCC from Betaproteobacteria bacterium encodes:
- the pmbA gene encoding metalloprotease PmbA produces the protein MDDLARRSSFSFSRDTLSQIARDVLAHARSAGGSACEVEVSEGFGQTVAVRQGEVENIEYNKDKGVGVTVYLGQQRGSSSTSDFSPRALRETVDKALSIARFTAIDDCAGLADREGLATEFPDLDLFHPWALSVEDAIEMAKVCEAAALVVDPRVKNSEGASVSTQQSHFIYANSNDFLGGYPSSRQSVSCSVIASENGQMQRDDWYSMARSQADIEKPEEVGRRAGTRCVRRLGGRQMGTTEVPVVLEAPIASSLLGHFAGAASGGSLYRKSSFLLDCLGREIFARNVQVHDVPDLKRGFGSSAFDDEGVRTQRRHIVKNGVLEGYFLGSYSACKLGMKTTGNAGGSHNLIMDSTGEDFATLLKKLGRGLLVTELLGMGVNQLTGDYSRGAAGFWVEGGEIAYPVEEITIASTLQEIFKGIVAIGNDVLVRGARQCGSILIDRMTVGGQ
- the benE gene encoding benzoate transporter BenE, which produces MRIISPASIAAGFITVLVGFSSSAALVYQAAAAAGANVQQVSSWIGSLGLGMGLTCIGLSLRYRKPVVTAWSTPGAALLATSLVGIPMSEAIGAFMFCGLLITLSGMTGWFERIMDRIPLSIASALLAGVLVRFGMEVFVAMKSQLVLVLAMFASYLVCKRWWPRYAVLMVLLLGALLASVQGLLRFEKLQLVLATPVFTAPAFSWRAMIGVGIPLFVVTMASQNVTGYAVIRAAGYDTPVSPLITWTGITTLVLAPFGCFALNLAAITAALCMGKEAHEDPKQRYTAAVAAGVFYLVVGALGAAVASVFAAFPKELIAAIAGLALIGTIASGLATAMKEDKQREPALITFLVTASGASLLGISSAFWGLLAGALALGVASWRGRV
- a CDS encoding DUF1499 domain-containing protein; translation: MKSPRPCPPSPNCVCTSAAKESHRMAPIPFTGELAQSQRRLETILRGLPRITIVQRETGYLRVEFRSLVFRFTDDAEFSFDDAARLIHFRSGARTGYSDFGVNRARMGKIAAAFRSSSA
- a CDS encoding SDR family NAD(P)-dependent oxidoreductase, with product MTSNTRLLAGDTALVTGAASGIGRAIAMTLAQEGARVLLSDSDVRRGEEITGLLLKEGRDVQFLCANLGSPG